In the Chloroflexota bacterium genome, ACGCTTTCCTTACCCACCTGGCCGTCGAGCAAAACGTCGCCGCTTCCACCCAAACCCAGGCCCTCAGCGCCATCCTTTTCCTTTATCGCGGCGTGCTCCATCTGGACATTGACGAGCCGCTTGACATCGTCCGCGCCAAAAAGCCCGAACGCCTGCCGGTTGTGCTTGCTAAAGACGAGGTCCAAGCTATTCTTCGCCAGATGTCCGGCGATCACCAACTCATGGCCAAACTGCTTTATGGGAGCGGCCTGCGTCTGATGGAATGTTTGCGTTTGCGAGTCAAGGACTTGGACTTTGCCCAACATCAAATTATAGTGCGCGAAGGCAAAGGGATGAAAGACCGGGTCACCATGTTGCCCGACCAATTGCGTGAACCGCTTCAGGCGCACCTGGCGCGAGTCAAACAACTCCATCAGAACGACCTGGAAAAAGGCTATGGAGTTGTCTACCTGCCTTTTGCTTTGGAGCGCAAGTATCCCAATGCCAACAAAGAGTGGCACTGGCAATACGTCTTCCCCTCCGACCGTCTCTCGCCCGACCCGCGCTCTCCTGAAATCATCCGCCGTCACCACGTGGACGAGAGTGGCTTGCAAAAGGCCGTGCGTCAGGCCACCCGGCAAGCCGGAATTCTGAAACCGGTTGGTCCCCACACCTTCCGGCACAGCTTCGCGACGCACTTGCTAGAGTCGGGATACGACATTCGTACAGTCCAAGAACTGCTCGGCCACGCCGATGTCAGGACAACGATGATCTACACCCACGTCCTCAATCGCGGCGGCCTCGCCGTCAAAAGCCCGCTCGACTGATCTCAATACTCAATCAGCTTCCGCCGCAGGGCCACGCTCTCAACCAGGCCGATGGCAAACATGAAGGTCAGGAGTGAACTGCCGCCGTAACTCACGAAGGGCAGGGGCAGGCCAGTGACGGGCAGGAGGCTCATGTTCATGCCGATGTTGAAGACCGATTGATAAAACAACATGGCCGCCACCCCGTAGCAGATCAACCCGCCGAACGGGTCGGGCGTCATTCGGGCCACCCGCAGGATTCTGAAGATGATCAGGAACATCACCAGAATCACCAGCATTGCGCCGATGAAGCCGAACTCGGCGGAAAGGGCCGAGAAGATGAAGTCGGTGTGGCGCACTTTGAGGAAGCGCAGGTTCACCTGTGAAGCGTGGTTGTAGCCC is a window encoding:
- a CDS encoding integron integrase, giving the protein MTTINQQPQQPPQKKPLLEQMRDALRARHYSIRTETSYVDWAKRFILFHHKRHPETMGAPEINAFLTHLAVEQNVAASTQTQALSAILFLYRGVLHLDIDEPLDIVRAKKPERLPVVLAKDEVQAILRQMSGDHQLMAKLLYGSGLRLMECLRLRVKDLDFAQHQIIVREGKGMKDRVTMLPDQLREPLQAHLARVKQLHQNDLEKGYGVVYLPFALERKYPNANKEWHWQYVFPSDRLSPDPRSPEIIRRHHVDESGLQKAVRQATRQAGILKPVGPHTFRHSFATHLLESGYDIRTVQELLGHADVRTTMIYTHVLNRGGLAVKSPLD